From Bicyclus anynana chromosome 11, ilBicAnyn1.1, whole genome shotgun sequence:
atataagaaaaatagtacaaaatttatttaaaaattcgcaagttgaattaaagtgaataagcgtgagtgtgtgtgtgtgtgagtgcgtGTGCTCGTGTGTGTGCATGTGTCTAAGAGCATGAGAAAGAAAATGGACGTGTGTGTGGGTTTGAGAATTGGTGCATAAATTAGTTAAGTTTATTGAGTTTGGTATGTGTTTTTCTGAAAGCGTTTGTTCATTGAGGTGTTATTGTCTTCGGTGTAAAgtgataatttctttttttaactgtgctttagataaataaaaaagatctaAATGGGAGtaagtcttattatattttcgagATAGCCGTACCAAAATTGCGTTTTGGCCATAGTTGGAGTTTGATTTAGGCGCAACTAATAAGCGAGTGTGCCGGGGCCTAAACGATGAAGCATTTAACGAGAGAGCTGACAGTAAGCTAGGACAGTCAATACTGCCAGTCAAGATAGCTTGCAACAGAAGTATGTCACTCTGATTTCTTCTTTGCTCCAGGGTGTCTATTTTATAGTGCGCACAAGCTTCTTCATAATTGTTAAATCGCCTGTAGTCTTTGAACGCTAGATACCTGAGAAATTGTCTTTGAACTGACTCCAGCCTTTGAGagtgtataatataatagggAGACCAAATATTACACGAATATTCAAGAAGACTTCTAACGTAGGCAAAGTACAATGTTTTTATGCATTCAATGTTATCGAAACTACGAGTGACGCGTTTGATAAATCCTAGTTGTTTGTAGGCTTTATCCGCAACAACGTCGATGTGCTTATTCATGGATAGTTTGTTATCAATTAGTATACCCAGATCTTTGACTGAACTACCATTGGATATAATGATatcgttaattttataattgaaattaagagTATTTTTCTTACGAGTCAACGTTATGTGATGACATTTTTTGGTATTGACAATTATTCTATTCCTAACATAGTACTCAGTCAAAGCATTTAAGTCTTCTTGTAGTTTTAGACAATCATCAAGAGAGCGTATTTTAAGGAATACTTTTTTGTCATcagcaaacattaaaaacttgGAGTACCTAAAACAACTGCCAATATCAAAGAGGTATGCATTGTACAAGAGTGGCCCCAGGATTGATCCCTGAGGTACTCCAGAAGGAATACTAACAAAGTCACTTCTGGCACTTCCCATTACTACAGCCTGCATTCGATTTTTGATATATGAAGTTACCCATCGCAGCAAATTACCGTTTATTCCCAGGAAGCtaagtttatgtattaggattaCATGATCTACTCGGTCGAATGCTTTTTCGAAGTCCGTGTAGATCACATCCACCTGACATCTCTCATCCATACTCCGTAACACATAGTCAGTGAAAACAGCTAAGTTAGTGACTGTTGAACGGTTCTTCATAAAACCATGTTGTTCGGGAGGAATAGATCTTGTTATTATCGGGCTGATGTGTGTAAATACAGCTGTTTCAGATAGTTTGCTCATAGCATTTAGTATTGAGATAGGTCGGTAATTTTCGATTTGAGTTTTGGACCCACTTTTATGTATAGGAATAATTAAAGCCTCCTTCCACACATCGGGGAAAgtgcaaaatcggttcagagaaAGATCAAAGATAATGGAGAGAGGTTTAGCCAAGTACGAAGCGCACTTGTTTAGGAAAATTGATGGAATACCATCACTACCAGCCCCTTTGTTGACCTTTAGGGTTCTAAGTAACTTTAGAACGTCGTCTTCACCAATAGTTATTTTGCATGTGGGTTCCTTGTGAGCAGTATTTGTCAGGTTAGCAGTGTCATAATAATTAGCAGGCTTAACAAACACACTTTCAAAGTATGTGCTGAAACCATAGCTGGAAGAGGTTTCACCTGTGAATTTTGTGCTACCTAAAGTTAGTTCAGTAGGGTACCCGTTTTTACTGCTTTTTAAGGACTTGGTGTAAGAGAAGAGAAACTTAGGATCTTTGCTTATAAAAGATTGCATTCGCTGGGTGTAAAGAGAGTAACACTTActctgaattaatttttgtctaCTTCTTAATATAGAGAATTCGTCGTAATCTCTgggattattatattgtttccAAAGTTTATGCTTTAGAAGTTTTTCTTTTACTACGTGAATCAAAGATTTAGTGTACCACGTTGGAAAGTTTGATTTTAGCTTGCTCTTTACcggaatatatttattaatagctTCTTTGAGAATTgcataaaatttgttaataacatCATTCATTGAGTCACCCGTTAGTACTTCAGACCAGTTGATCTTAGAAAGAAAGTCGTTAATGAGAACATAGtcacctttaaaaaaattaggttttttgattggtttttGACGATTATAGCTAAGCCGCAAATTCCCCAGATTAAACTGGAGACATGGGTGATACACATCTTCTGGGACTGGAGGACTATCGCAGTGTGTCACACTAATGTCAATATTACTAAACAGCAGATCTAACGTATTTTGCTTGCAATTAGCTATTGTATTTTGCTGTTTCAGTCCTGATACATTACATAAATCTAACAAGTTTGTGAAGGCATTGTGTAACTCTACCGCTCCGCGTCTATGGATGGTAGGTTGATTATCAATCCAAGTGATATAGGGTAAGTTGAAATCACCGGCAAGTATTATATGATCGTTTGGGTGCTTGATGACTAAATCGGCGAGACAAGAGGATATAGACTCAATTCGAGTTGGTAAGAGATTGTCTGGTGGTGCATAAATTAGTATTATGTGAATATTACGTTTGTCGCGTGTCACATACGAGAATTTATAACACAGATTTTGCGTAAATGAGTGGACACTGTTAATAAACACTTTTATTAGCAATAATTACGCATAAGTTCATGGATTACACTGCACTAAGCAGAACTTTAGTCACTTTGATTGAGAGTAAATACAGTTCAGGAGTGTATTTCTAAACAAAACACAAGATTAGTCCGGTGATATTATAAAGCGTTATTTTTGGAGATCCACTTATTGGTCAGATTTGCGCGCATTTACACTTGAGTTTTACACTTTTATTAGTTAGTTGCACGTATAATTACAGGTAAACATTGACTTGTTATactttaattcgtaaatagaaaCAGAGTCGGTGTATCCTTAACGCTTGACAGCtgtcattcttttttttataatatgagtattgTATAGATATTCTCTTAGTAGTCTTCTAGTACAGTGgcatagtctggcaagttcattgataacactcctatgatatgcgggcgacaggggaaagactgcgcgggtgtgaaatcgtgcgtgcggggaagtgccGTCCATcggtcgtggggttttcattcatcgctatacgcccgcgcggaacatcggtagtgttacgaacgaagttccCAAGCTACAGTTTATACTACTCCTAAAGGAAGGTTCCAAAGTCGCATGTATTTATGTCATCTTAGAaactgaaataaacgattttatttttatttttatatacgagtagatacgagtacataatcttgcgtttgactacaatcatgcctggtgatAAGCAAGGATGAGGTTGAATCGCGCTTGTCTAATGGCCTATTCataaaatatgcatttatacaataaatacgaTTTATATTGGGACGGTTGAGAGTCTGGACCCTTAGAACTCCATAGTTACCTACCCTACTAACCTATGGTGACCTAGAGCTGAGCTGATCTGagatatatcatcattaacaacccatatttcgctcactgctgagctcgagtctctctctcagaatgagaggggttaggccaatagtcctccacgctggcccaatgcggattggtagacttcacacacgcagataattgagaaaaaaaatatgagctGAGATATAtggagctgacaaactttcaaactaTAAATTGAGGAAGGTGGCTTCACACTCTCGTtctattaacttatttattattaatttattatgatatatATAATAGTACGTAAATGACTTGACATCGGATACTTAATCATTAGTTACTTACGAGTGACAAATCACGTGTTTATTTTCCTCCCACGTAACAAAGGACGACCGTTGCTCGGAGCAGGTATATCCTGAACTTGACCTTACTCATccgtactcgtaggtatatcgCTTGACCTTACTTATCCATAAGTATATtaggttcatcattatcatccacaacacatattcggctaattgttgagctcgagtctccttttagaatgagagggattaggctggACTGTTATCCAGCACGATGGCACAATGCGGTTTGACAGACTTGatacacgtagaaaattaagaaaattttaggcaggtttttttttattctttacaagttagcccttgactacaatctcacctgatggtaagtgatgatgcagtctaagatggaagcgagctaacttgttaggaggaggatgaaaatccacacctctttcggtttctacacggcatcgtaccggaacgctaaatcgcttggcagtacgtctttgtcggtagagtggtaactagccacggccgaagccaaccaccagccagacctggacaaattaagaaaatctcaatctgcccagccggggatcgaacccaggacctccgtcttgtaaatccaccgcgcataccactgcgccacggaggccgtcaaaaaaaggtatgcaggtttcctcacgatgttgaccgtttgagacacctatttaatttcttaaaatgcgactgaaaagttagagatgcatgcaccggaccggattcgaaccgatgCTCTTCAAATCCAAGGtccagaggtcacatccactgggttttttttttttcagtagaagggaaaatcctcatggacttTCTGGGTAGTGCCAATAGATTTATGAGTCGGTACAAGTGTGCCCtactcctaccggctaaaaacccctcctaccttcaGAACGCTGGTGTACCTGCCATTCGGCCTCTACATTCACTGAGCCATCTCGTGCTCTATAAAAAGGCTGTTGAAAGAGAGTTATCTGTAAATGTTGAAAAGAtttactaagttttttttttttttttttctgtctgagtaggtgccgatagctccctgcggaaccactacggcgtcaccgggggggttgggcgagcgcagaagcatcgcctgatgtgacccgaaggctgaaagaaagatagaggacggaacggctctctaagggcgtctcctatgagactcggacctcggcttagaaggccattctggaggaggtaaccgtgacctgagtgaatcagtccggacgcccccaagatcgtgagttagaaaacccacgtccgggtgacgttagatatcggggacctcgtcttcgccggcgaagacgctgtgtagcttgtgattgtgttacctgggaagcattgtcggttgttatgtcatcgtctggatcgtgaaggacgttcttgggacgcctctgcttgcagttagcgtttaggttgggagtgtaattgcaggcctcaaccactagttggttgggatggatggcagctctgtcaaaatagttttgagagagctgtttcatgtacttagctattgtcggtaattctagatctctatggaggtcattattgcgtaaaaaccacggcgcgcccgtgatttgacgcagaaaacgattctgtagggtttgaagcggcctaagggtcgctttgggacggtgggcaaacactacactagcgtaggttaatatcggacggatcgtagttttataaagcgttagctttgagcggagggacaatttacttttcttatttatcatagcgtaaaggcggtgcattacgtatgcggccttttttctcgctttgttaacgtgcatggagaagctcatgcggttatcgaaggtaacgcctaggtacttggcagtacgttgccaggggatgggtgctccgtaaagggagacttctttgagtccggacttgagacgggagaccgctttgccggtgaaaagcacggctgcgcttttctctgggttgacttctatacgccaaaggcggaaccatttacctataatgtttaccgccttctggaggcgggctctaatgtggacccggtttactgccgtcgcgtacagtgcggtgtcgtccgcaaactgggcgacgtgtacgcccgggtggtcggtgggaatgtcgcttgtgaagagcgagtataaaagcggggagagcacggagccctgagggactcttgcgcgaatctgtctgggtgaagagagagtgccgtctatacggtacctgaaggtgcggttggacagaaagctgtgtagcaagcgtaccattttgtttggtacgccgaaacggtttagtttgaatatcaagccttcgtgccagacgcggtcaaacgctttagctacgtcaaagaagagcgccccggtggcgatggggttatgaaatgtattaaaaccggttagaatgtgctccgtgaggcggtgcacttgatgaacacatgagtgtttacatcgaaatccaaactgttgtttgatgagaagttgcttttcatcgcaaatggctttgagacgattcaaaattattatctcATACACCTTGCCAATGGTGTTGAGAAGACTAATTGGGCGGTAGCTAGTCGGGAGGTCGCGGGGTTTACCCGGCTTGTGGATGCCAATGACCGTGGCTTCTTTCCATGCGTCTGGGAAGGCGCAGTGAGCTAGGAGAACATTGAAGATGTTCACCAGGAGGTTGATTATCTGGACCGGGAGAAGCTTTAAAGCTTTGTTGCTAATCGTATCAGGCCCCGGAGCCTTCTTTTTGCGCAACCCCTTGATAACCGCAGAGACTTCCTCGCATGACGTAGGGGTAATTTCGACTCCGTCCGGGGGGCGAGATAAGATAGAAGTGAGTTCGGACTTCACTTTTTTCGCGTGTGATTTTACAAATGCCGTAGTGCTTGGAGTGCACTGGGCTTCCAGACTGTCGGCTAGGCATTCGGCCTTATCGATGTCCTCGATCGCGTTTGGGAGGCCAGGGCGTTTGAGAGGTGGGGTGGCTGCGAGGCGGTCGGCTTTGAGATATCTTGCCACGTCGTAGAAGGCTACGTGCGATGGCTCGAGCTCTCTCAGTCGGTCGTCCCATTGTCTGTCATAACGCCAGCGCAAGCGACGCTTGCACCGTCTTCCGAGAGTCCAAAGTAGACTCGCGTTTTGTCGGGTCGGTTCAGATTCGTAGCGTCTTTGCTGTGCGTTTCTATCCGTTAGTAGGGCCCGTAGGTCCGACGACAAGGGGGCCTTGCTGAAGGCAGGGACCTCCTTGGTGCAATCTTTTATTGCTTCGCGAATATGTCCATTTAGGTTCGAAGAAGCTGCGAGCGCTTCGCCTAACGTTTCTATCTCGTCAGGAATTTGATCTAGGTGCTGTGAAGCCAAGGACTTGAGACGCTCAGACAGTCTCccgtaattaattatagttttggtCGGGGGGGTCGTGGAGGGCGGGGTGCCCAGCTGGAGTATAACTGGTCTGTGGTCCGAGTCCGAGGCCAGATCCGAGAACACCTCCAAAGGACTCACTTCAAGAGTGATGTTCTTTAGGAGTGCCAGATCCAGTACGCTCGGAGTTTGGTTTCGTGTGTCCGTCAGTCTCGGGTAACGTGTTGGTTTGTCGGGGGTGAGCAAAATGAAATTAGCATCGTCGCGGTCAGTCAGTCTTCTTAGAGTGTTGCcgctagtgttattataagcgTTGAGCCAACTTGTATGTTTAGCGTTAAAGTCACCGGCCAAAATGACGGAGTCACTTAAGGAGAGGAGTGTCTGAATGTCACTCTCTAAGAGACGTTTACCGCAGGGTTGGTAAACTGAAACCAGTGTGATCGGCGGATGGCCGGTCATACTGACCTGACATACTGAGACTTCCATGTTAGTAAGCTCGGGAGGATCAAGAGGAGTGCAGTGAAGAGCCCTTCTGTGATATATAGCTGTACCTCCCTTCCTTTGGATGGTCCGGTCGTTTCTAATCATTAGGTAATTCCCTATTTTGGGATCGCGAAGGCTAGGTTTCAAGAAGGTCTCTTGCACCAGAAAGATGTCCGGTTTGTGGTCGCTTATCCATTCGCGGACCTCGAGTaatttatcggtgagcccgtctgcattgaagaagccgacagtcagggaatgtggttttaatctaccgttgtaagccatttagaaaatttttatagttttcgatcgcgcggagcatgatactgtgctcgcctattgcccttagggggtctactttatatttctcaataaaGAGATCGTATTCTTCCATACGGAATACATCCGAGAAGGAGTGAGTCGCGTATGAAGGTTTGGACGAGGCTTGAGGGGCCGAGAGAGGGGGTTGGGCCGCAGGAGCGGCCCTCGGGGGCTGTTTGGCGACCGGAGAAGCCGGTGCCGCACTAGGAGCGTTAGGCGCTCCGTACAATGGCTTGTTCCAAGCGTTGGTGGTAGGCACCGGCGCTGGAACAAACCTGTGAGCGGGCTTTTTGGGTGCCGCCGGTTTGCGGCCCGCTGCCCTGCCCCTTCGCTTGCCTGGCTGTGGGGCCTTCCGGCATCCGCGATAGTTCGCAGGATGGCCGGCTTCGCCGCACAGCACGCAGCTTGGGGGCACTTCAGCGATCCGTTCCTTGCGGGGACAATCTATCGTGCCGTGATCTCCCAGGCACTTAACGCACCTGGGACGGGCAAAACAATTCCTTTGAGAGTGTCCATAGGTCTGGCATCTATGACATTGACCTATGCGGCCACGGTTGTTGGGCTTCTCAAAGGAGAGGCCAGAGAGGTGGCATATCGCCTTCAAGTTGTATATACTCTTGCCCTCAGGAGAGAGCTCGAGGATCACTAGACAGAGGTCTAGCGGCTCTTTTGAGCGTGATCGGTACATTCGGTGTACCTCCTGGACGGGGAGATCCTGTTTAAGCAGGTCGGCTTTGATGAGCTCAGTATCAAGCTCCTTGGGGAGACCGCGGACTACTACGCGGAGGACTCGCTCATCGCTCAGAGCGTAAGTGTGATAGCCTATTGAGTTTGACCTCAATAAAGCTGTCAGACGCCTATGGTCACCGGATGACTCGCATTCCGCACGAATACCTAAGGTGGTAAGCTGGGCGTTTGGAATAaggatattgttttttattagcatGGGGACAATTTTGTTTGCCCATGCGTCCTTGTCCCTAATAAACATTGGGGGGATCTTCTCCTTGCGAGGTTCCTCCATAGGAGAGTCCTCACTTTCGGAGTCTGAATCGGATAAGGTTTGTGACCGAGCTTGGCTCTCGGTCACAGTGACCTTGCTAGTGGTAGTGGGCTGAGCGTCGGTTTTAGTAGCCTTTCGCCGTTTTCGATTACTTACGACAACGGTGAAGCCATCGTCATCTGGAGCCGGTGAGCCCTGCGACTCTGGGATATCGCAAATGTCCATGGCGGAAGGCCTATGGACCGTGTTGGTCGGAGTGCGAGTCATAGATTCGCGGGAGGGTGGCAAAGTGCCCTTTGGGTGGGCTGAGGGCCCGGGGAGCGCGTTAGGCGCGCTAGGCCCTACGGACGGAGCCGGAATCGGTGTTGCCGGGCGACCCGAGGCCGAGACACGTGGGTCGCGGGCCGCGGATTGGCTGCCCAGCGGCGGGCGCACTACCTGAGCAGGTAGCACGTGGCGCTGGGTCACGAGTGGCGCGGGGGTTGCGGGGATAGCGGGGGACGCGGCGGCATTTCCCGGAAGGGGACTACCTGATTGGGGTTGACTTTGAGTCAAAGTCACGGTTTGAGACGCAATCGGTTGCGAAGACATAAAACTTTCCAGATAGCCTGGAAATTTAACTCGGAGGTCCTTGAAGAGGGCCTCCAAGTACGGCGGCGGAACGGAGTTGGGGTCCATAGTGGACCCCGGAACTAACAGGGCCTCCCCACCGGGGCGGGGAGGTGAGTACCTACTGTGTGGCCCTAGTGGTCCACGCCTTTAGGTGACGTGGGTGTACCTACTCTTATTCTAGTGTACTCACGGACCGGAACCACTTAACTACACTAGAACAACGcagaacacaacacaacacagcaCAACGAAATTGGTGGTCAAGACAGTACTAGAAAAACTAGCACCCTCTCAAAAGAAGAACCAATATTGGTGGCCTCCACCGTGGGATCGAAAACCTGCATAGGCGAGGACAGACGACCGCACGGGACGGCTGCCAAGATCGGAGTGATTTACTAAGGTGCATTTATTTTACCAAGGTAAGCTACGTGTGCCTGTAATTACTTACATTAGCAGGTAGTCGAGCCTCCATCTCACGAATAACACGTAGGTAATACGTATACCTACACACGTTTTATAAACGCAGTAACCTATCCCACATTTCCTTCTACGTTTTGTGAAGTCATTGGTAAACCCTTTGTATGTTGTGCATGACGATCGAAATTATTTCACAATGCAATAGTTACATTTTCACAACGGCACAGATTTATCTGTAGGTACTTTCATTGTAAAAAGTTACGGGGTCATAAAGACCCCTTGGCTTTTCTTTATGACCccgtaactttttaatttaactagaTCAAATTGACCTCGTATTAAGACAATAATACCAAAGAACCCTGACTTAATATTAACAGCATATTTGGAGGTATAATATTCTCTCAATACTTAAACCAAGTCAAAGTTATGCTTTAGAGAAGTTCTTCTGAACCGCACTTGCGGTGCGGTACGGGTCACTTAGGCGTATTTATCGCATCGAACGTGTTAAGAGCCTTATATTTAtgttcatcatcgtcatcaacccatattcggctcactgctgagctcgagtctcctctcagaatgagaggggttaggccaatagtccaccacccaatgcggattggcagacttcacacatgcagagaaataagaaaattctctggtacgcaggtttcctcacgatgtttttcctttcttaaaatgcttacaactgaaaagttggaggtgtatgccccggaccggattctcaacccacaccctccggaatcggaggcagaggtaatttccactgggctatcacggctcatatcaTATTTATGCTGTAGATCATATATCTACAGAGAAAAACCACGCGCTTTAACGAGCGCGTCGCGTGTAAAAgctagttaatattttattacgatttattatgaataaagaacacatttttattatttacaatgtttttatttaattaattatttttatttgaatcaaAGGCTCTTCCAGACAGCCGGTTGATTGTCGTAGCCAAGTTTCCGGAAGTCCTTCGACACCATCGTGACCTGCAGTGAGACACTTCCGTACGACTCGGTGCTTAGCACTGAAACGAAACAGTCAATGTAGTAGCATAAGTatatccagagtgaaatctatttacattccaaattttagccaaatcgcttcagtagccgcagcgtaaaagaggaacaaacatacacacacttagacacaaactttttttttttaataagctcgcgcttgaccacgatctcacctgatggtaagtgtagatgtggcctaaggtgatacgcgcttacctagaagatgcctattcactctcatgttaaagatgcccaagttgtaagaattaggcaatactgacttcgggagagagttccataccctagccatgcgtataagaaacgaagaagcaaatcacttcgtacgagtcctaggaatgtcaatgacgtagggatggaaacttcgcctttataatattagtgtgatacccatgcgaagccggagcgggccgctagttatacatataaaccttcctctacAATCactcttatcaataaaaaaaaaatcaaaatccgttgcgttttttatgtattttattttatatatttatgtatacatagggatatagggaAAAAGGTAGCGACTATgttttttatactatgtagtgataacCACTATTAATGAGGTCCAAAGTGACAGGGCTGCAGAAAAATTATGgcattgaatattattattattctttacaagactACAACCTCGTCTGATGCGATGATGCAGTAatagatgaaagcgggctaacttgttatgagtacgatgaaaatccacaccccttttccttcaccgtttgagacacgtgatatttaacttcttaaaatgcacacaactgaaaagttggaggtgcatgccccggaccggattccacacccttcggaatcggaggcagaggtcatatccactgggctacctaACTATAAACGGTTACATATTTGATGATGAATTTACAATAATTGTCTTTCCCGTCGGCCAACATCTTCGGATCCGCCAGCTCCGGGCCCCTGCCCGTCAGCCACGCGAGCCACTCGCCCAGCAGCGTGGCGGGGCGCGGCCGCACCAGCTGCGCCGACAGCCGCTGCGAGCCCGCCGTGGGCGGCAGCAGCAGCACGGCGTACCCGCGGAGACTGTCCCCACATAAACTGTTCTTGGCTCGCACTGTCACTACTAGCTGTGGCCCtggataaaaattatttacttaccctTTAGCAGAATAATGATATACAAGGATAATTACAAAAAAGGAAGCTTCTCTAAGAAGTTAGAGTGCAAAGGAGGCTTTATCGCtaacattggcgtatctaggattatttcctagagTGGGCCCAGACCCACCTTAAGGGGGCAGCCCCTGACATACCGCTGAACAGAGTCAACACTCATTATAGAAATGacgtttacaatgtttgtggacgctggTCTCTGAAACGGGGcgactgattttattgatatcTACCAGGCGGCCTTTGGTGAAAGGTATCAATTAAGGTAAACGGGTTGGTGTGGCAAATAAATTTAGATCCCTAAGCATTAggaatatactagcggacccggtcaagcttcgctttgagtTAAAGTGCTcttcttccctatctctaccctaccctacccctaggatttatgggtttgaaaaatagatgttggccgatactcagacctactgaatgtgcgtataaaatttcataagaatcggtcaagccgtttcggaggagtatgggaacaaacattgtgacatgagaatttaaataaactatagcAGACGCCCTGTTTCACCCGTGCAGTGCCCGTTACTGtaggaatacggcgataaaataaagcctacttCCTGATAATATTCAAatggtcaaagaatttttcaaatcgctccacattttagttaatttgttactaataataataaaagccttttattttcatcattgacagcccatattcggctcactgctgagctcgagtctcttctcagaaaaccgattccggaggtacaccctccggaatcggttgAGGCAGAGCCGAAAAGccattattcataaaaaaaatatacaaaataatacgtaatgaaatatttattcctCTTACACCCAAATACATTAGTGCTGCCGAAGACCATTTCTATCGGCATATTGAATATGACCCTTTCTGGATCATGACCCGACGTAGCCATCTGACTGGTGCCAGAACTCAAACCGGATATGGGACTCCAGTCTTCGCCCCAAACGATATCGTACTGTAAGTATAGTTGATCATCGAATACACCTGCTGGAAATCGCACATGCTCTATATGACCACTGAATGACACTAAGAATTTTGTAACCTCGGTCTCCCTCATTACTTAGCATTAATTACACTagattaaaatatcaataaattaaataaaacaaagaactCGGTAGTGAAGTCGTAAacaatgaaaacaaaacaaaccgtTGTTATAGCAACCGGTGTTGCCATTTTCGTAAAACAAAAAccgtaaatttttaaatacgtattaattacattcattttaatttaaaattattacactTATATAAgaagtaaattaaaaagttttct
This genomic window contains:
- the LOC112048082 gene encoding B9 domain-containing protein 1, with the protein product MRETEVTKFLVSFSGHIEHVRFPAGVFDDQLYLQYDIVWGEDWSPISGLSSGTSQMATSGHDPERVIFNMPIEMVFGSTNVFGWPQLVVTVRAKNSLCGDSLRGYAVLLLPPTAGSQRLSAQLVRPRPATLLGEWLAWLTGRGPELADPKMLADGKDNYLLSTESYGSVSLQVTMVSKDFRKLGYDNQPAVWKSL